The Prevotella melaninogenica genome window below encodes:
- a CDS encoding radical SAM protein, which yields MSTIIYPSPIFGPVHSRRLGISLGINLMPEDGKICTFDCIYCECGFNKDHRTKTPHPTREHVAEALETKLKEMQQENIHPDVLTFAGNGEPTSHPHFDEIIDDTIRLRNRYCPQAKISVLSNSTFIHRPKIHEALSKVDNNILKLDTINAEYINKVDRPTQPSYDVNRIIADIKSFNGQAIIQTMFMKGTTEGGYDVDNTTEAFVAPWLETIKEIAPREVMIYTIDRETPDLHLQKATHEELDAIRDRVIALGIPCTASY from the coding sequence ATGAGCACGATTATCTATCCATCCCCTATATTTGGACCAGTTCACAGCCGTCGCTTAGGTATTTCCTTAGGCATTAACTTGATGCCAGAAGACGGTAAGATATGCACATTCGACTGCATATATTGCGAATGTGGCTTCAACAAAGACCACCGCACAAAGACGCCCCACCCTACTCGTGAACATGTTGCGGAAGCTTTGGAAACCAAGTTAAAGGAGATGCAACAAGAGAATATTCACCCTGATGTATTGACTTTTGCAGGTAATGGCGAGCCAACTTCCCACCCACACTTTGATGAAATCATTGACGACACAATCCGTCTACGTAACAGATATTGCCCACAAGCAAAGATTTCTGTCCTCAGTAACTCTACCTTTATCCACCGTCCGAAGATTCATGAAGCACTATCAAAGGTCGACAATAACATTCTGAAACTCGACACCATCAATGCTGAATATATCAATAAGGTAGACCGCCCTACGCAGCCTTCCTATGATGTAAACCGAATCATTGCAGATATCAAGTCTTTCAACGGACAAGCAATTATCCAGACAATGTTTATGAAGGGGACTACTGAAGGCGGATATGATGTTGACAACACAACTGAAGCCTTTGTTGCACCGTGGCTTGAGACAATCAAAGAGATTGCTCCACGTGAGGTAATGATTTACACTATCGATCGTGAAACACCCGACCTACACCTACAAAAGGCTACACACGAAGAGCTGGATGCGATCCGTGACCGTGTGATTGCATTGGGAATCCCTTGCACAGCATCGTATTAA
- a CDS encoding single-stranded DNA-binding protein: protein METEDDFLMDSAHGTHHEGFTETTDPNLRVEDGTDDDSPF, encoded by the coding sequence ATGGAGACTGAGGATGATTTCTTAATGGATAGTGCGCATGGTACTCATCACGAGGGGTTTACTGAGACCACTGATCCTAACCTTAGAGTTGAGGATGGCACTGATGACGACTCACCATTCTAA
- a CDS encoding TolC family protein produces the protein MKKLNIIIIALAALLLTGCKSLYGNYERPDVKMSGIVRDPIDDKAALEGANDFGNLPWRSVFTDPHLQTLIEKALNNNPDLLNAALNVDIAEQQVKAAKLSFLPSVVFAPTGTISHFGTHTSSTQSYTLPVAASWEVDLFGKLRSSKKAAQMTMMQAQDYKVYAQTTLISSVANLYYTLLMLDRQRQIVDDMLGLTKNTWDVMKLQMEFGRARSTSVQSAEAAFYSVQTQAADIRRQIRETENTLSLLLGEPAQTVARGSLDNQSLPANFAGGIGVQLLSNRADVHANEMALAQCFYNVQTARSRFYPAMTISPTGAWTNSGGMVNPGKLLLSVVGSLTQPIFMRGQLKAGLRVAEDKYKQAYNTWQNSILKAGSEVSNALVAYNAANEKEQLRQQQIDVLKKNVEHTQMLYTQSSSTYLEVITAQQSLLNAEISQVQEQFRKLQSIVNLYKALGGGAK, from the coding sequence ATGAAGAAATTAAATATAATCATCATAGCTCTTGCAGCCCTGTTACTGACAGGCTGTAAGAGTCTCTATGGCAATTACGAACGCCCTGACGTGAAAATGAGTGGCATTGTTCGCGACCCTATTGATGACAAGGCTGCGCTTGAGGGTGCTAATGACTTTGGTAATCTGCCATGGCGCAGTGTCTTTACTGACCCACATCTGCAGACTCTTATTGAGAAGGCGCTTAATAATAATCCAGACTTACTTAATGCTGCATTGAATGTTGATATTGCTGAGCAGCAGGTTAAAGCGGCTAAGTTGTCTTTTTTACCATCAGTAGTCTTTGCACCGACAGGAACTATTTCTCATTTCGGTACACATACATCATCAACTCAGTCTTATACTCTTCCTGTTGCAGCGAGTTGGGAGGTAGACCTCTTTGGTAAGTTGCGTTCTTCAAAGAAGGCTGCTCAGATGACGATGATGCAGGCACAAGATTATAAGGTTTATGCACAGACAACGCTTATAAGTAGTGTCGCTAATCTTTATTATACCCTCTTAATGCTCGACCGTCAAAGGCAGATTGTCGATGACATGTTAGGTCTGACCAAGAATACTTGGGATGTGATGAAACTTCAGATGGAGTTTGGTCGTGCTCGTTCAACGAGTGTACAGAGTGCTGAGGCTGCTTTCTACAGTGTTCAGACACAGGCTGCAGATATCCGTCGTCAGATTCGTGAGACAGAGAATACGCTTAGCTTACTCCTTGGTGAGCCTGCTCAGACCGTAGCACGTGGTAGTCTTGACAATCAGAGTCTGCCAGCTAACTTTGCAGGTGGTATCGGTGTACAGCTATTGAGCAATCGTGCTGATGTACATGCAAACGAAATGGCTTTGGCACAGTGCTTCTATAATGTTCAGACAGCTCGCAGCCGTTTCTATCCAGCGATGACGATTTCACCTACAGGTGCATGGACTAATAGCGGTGGCATGGTGAACCCAGGTAAGCTCCTCTTGAGTGTTGTGGGAAGCCTAACACAACCAATCTTCATGCGTGGTCAACTGAAAGCGGGATTGCGTGTTGCTGAAGATAAGTATAAGCAGGCATACAACACATGGCAGAATAGCATTCTTAAGGCGGGTTCTGAGGTGAGCAATGCCCTTGTAGCCTACAATGCAGCTAATGAGAAAGAACAGTTGCGTCAGCAACAGATTGATGTTTTGAAGAAGAATGTTGAGCACACACAGATGCTCTATACTCAGAGTTCAAGTACTTATCTTGAGGTTATTACCGCACAGCAGAGTCTGCTTAATGCTGAAATTTCACAGGTACAGGAGCAGTTTAGAAAGCTTCAGTCAATTGTCAATTTGTACAAGGCTTTGGGTGGAGGCGCGAAGTAA
- a CDS encoding efflux RND transporter permease subunit, with the protein MTFTNFIKRPVLSTVISIFFVLLGMIGLISLPIEQYPNIAPPTISISTFYQGADAQTVLNSVITPLEESINGVENMTYMESTATNAGMAMITVYFKQGADPNMAAVNVQNRVSQAQALLPAEVTRVGVTVSKRQSSNVVMYSLTTDDGRYDDEFLTNYNNINIVPMLKRINGVGDVQTPGMKTYSMRIWLYPDKMKQHKLVPSDVSMALAEQNIEAAPGSFGEQSNQKFEYTMRYKGRLKTPEEYGNIIISSNTNGQTVHLRDVAKVELGGLQYSVMMKNNSRPAVIGMVNQVAGSNATQIADDVKTALADAQKQMPPGMKVTIEQDVTEFLFASIEEVVFTLFITLLLVFFVVYIFLQDIRSTLIPMIAVPVALIGTFFFLWVFGFSINLLTLSALLLAIAIVVDDAIVVVEAVHAKLDLGYKSAMTAAIDAMNEISGAIISITLVMSAVFVPVSFIGGTSGTFYREFGVTMAVSIIISALNALTLSPALCAIFLKPHSKDEHKKLSRVDRFHMAFNTQYDKINTKYQKIVEKIINHRWISSLTVVLGIVALVVTMNFTKTGLVPNEDMGTLFAMISLPPGTSQVETQKVTDQIDKMLASNPYIERREQIVGYNFIAGQGSNQSTFIIKLKPFAEREYGMIDRIKSVFDGAGIAGLFIDPTSSNMILGMIYKQTSSIKGAQIIAFGPPMIPGYGLSNGVSFVLQDKTGGDLNKFYAVAQDYLAALNKRPEFSRALTTYNPNYPQYMVDVDVAKAKQAGTSPSAILSVLQGYYGGMYASNFNSYGKLFRVMIQGTVESRMSESGLTNIYVRTAGGMAPVSEFCTLKRVYGPSNITRFNLFTSISISATPADGYSSGQAIQAAEEVAKQVLPQGYGYEFSGLTRSEQESSNSTAMIFVLCIVFVYLILSAQYESYILPLAVILSIPIGLSGAFIFTLIFGHNNDIYMQISLIMLIGLLAKNAILIVEFALERRRTGMAIKYAAILGAGARLRPILMTSLAMIIGLLPLMFASGVGRNGNQTLGAAAVGGMLIGTLCQVFVVPALFAFFQYLQERVKPLVFEDEASCDVIKELEQFSKGPATDYKIEE; encoded by the coding sequence ATGACATTTACGAATTTTATCAAACGACCGGTATTGTCAACGGTTATATCAATCTTCTTTGTACTCTTGGGTATGATTGGATTGATATCACTGCCTATTGAACAATATCCGAATATTGCCCCTCCTACGATTTCGATTTCGACATTTTATCAGGGAGCAGATGCTCAGACAGTTTTGAATTCTGTTATTACACCATTGGAGGAAAGTATCAACGGTGTTGAGAACATGACCTATATGGAATCAACCGCAACTAATGCTGGTATGGCAATGATTACGGTTTACTTCAAGCAGGGTGCAGATCCTAACATGGCAGCTGTCAACGTGCAGAACCGTGTGTCACAGGCACAGGCGTTGTTGCCTGCTGAGGTAACACGTGTGGGTGTGACGGTATCAAAACGTCAGAGTTCAAACGTTGTTATGTATTCATTGACAACAGATGACGGACGATATGATGACGAGTTCTTGACGAACTATAACAACATCAATATTGTACCGATGTTGAAGCGTATCAATGGTGTTGGTGACGTACAGACACCGGGTATGAAGACCTACTCAATGCGTATCTGGCTGTATCCAGATAAGATGAAGCAGCATAAGTTGGTTCCATCAGATGTATCTATGGCTTTGGCAGAGCAGAATATTGAAGCTGCACCGGGTTCATTTGGTGAGCAGAGCAATCAGAAGTTTGAGTATACCATGCGTTATAAGGGACGTCTAAAGACTCCAGAGGAGTATGGCAATATCATTATTTCAAGCAATACCAATGGTCAAACAGTTCACTTGCGCGATGTAGCAAAGGTTGAGTTAGGTGGTCTGCAGTATTCAGTTATGATGAAGAACAACAGCCGTCCTGCTGTTATTGGTATGGTAAACCAGGTCGCTGGTTCAAATGCTACACAGATTGCAGATGATGTGAAGACTGCCTTGGCTGATGCTCAGAAGCAGATGCCGCCGGGCATGAAAGTTACAATTGAGCAGGATGTAACAGAGTTCCTCTTTGCTTCAATCGAAGAGGTAGTCTTTACATTGTTTATAACTCTTTTATTGGTATTTTTCGTTGTGTATATCTTCTTGCAGGACATTCGTTCAACGTTAATTCCAATGATTGCAGTTCCTGTGGCTTTGATAGGAACCTTCTTCTTCCTTTGGGTATTTGGTTTCTCCATCAACCTGCTGACACTCTCGGCGTTGCTGTTGGCAATTGCAATTGTGGTCGATGATGCCATCGTGGTCGTTGAGGCTGTACATGCAAAACTCGACTTAGGTTATAAGAGCGCTATGACAGCAGCTATTGATGCGATGAACGAAATCTCTGGTGCTATTATCTCTATTACTTTGGTGATGTCAGCCGTGTTTGTTCCTGTATCCTTTATTGGTGGAACCTCTGGCACATTCTATCGTGAGTTCGGTGTAACGATGGCTGTGTCTATCATTATCTCTGCTTTGAACGCCTTGACACTTTCTCCAGCGCTTTGTGCTATCTTCTTGAAGCCACATAGTAAGGACGAGCATAAGAAGTTGTCACGTGTTGACCGTTTCCACATGGCTTTCAATACGCAGTATGACAAGATAAACACAAAGTATCAGAAGATTGTTGAGAAGATTATCAATCATCGTTGGATATCAAGCCTCACTGTTGTTTTGGGTATTGTTGCGCTTGTTGTGACAATGAATTTCACAAAGACTGGTCTTGTTCCAAATGAGGATATGGGTACATTGTTTGCAATGATTAGTTTGCCACCGGGTACATCACAGGTTGAAACCCAGAAGGTGACCGACCAGATTGACAAAATGTTGGCAAGCAACCCATATATTGAGCGCCGTGAGCAGATTGTAGGTTACAACTTCATCGCTGGACAGGGTTCTAACCAGTCAACCTTTATTATCAAGCTAAAGCCATTTGCCGAGCGTGAGTATGGAATGATAGATCGTATTAAGTCTGTCTTTGATGGTGCAGGTATAGCTGGTCTGTTTATCGATCCAACATCATCGAATATGATTTTGGGTATGATTTACAAGCAGACATCAAGTATCAAGGGCGCACAGATTATAGCCTTTGGTCCTCCGATGATTCCTGGTTATGGTTTATCAAATGGTGTGTCTTTTGTATTGCAGGATAAGACAGGTGGCGATCTTAATAAGTTCTATGCGGTAGCACAGGATTATTTAGCTGCATTGAATAAGCGTCCAGAGTTCAGCCGTGCACTTACCACTTATAATCCTAACTATCCACAGTATATGGTTGATGTTGATGTGGCAAAGGCAAAGCAGGCAGGTACATCACCTTCAGCAATTCTCTCTGTATTGCAGGGATATTATGGTGGTATGTATGCTTCGAACTTCAACTCTTATGGTAAACTCTTCCGTGTTATGATTCAAGGTACGGTTGAGAGTCGTATGAGTGAGAGTGGACTGACCAATATCTATGTAAGAACCGCTGGTGGAATGGCACCTGTAAGTGAGTTTTGCACATTGAAGCGTGTTTATGGTCCATCAAACATTACTCGTTTCAACCTCTTTACATCCATCTCTATCAGTGCTACACCAGCTGATGGTTATTCTTCAGGTCAGGCTATTCAGGCTGCAGAGGAGGTTGCAAAACAAGTGTTGCCACAGGGTTATGGTTATGAGTTCTCTGGTCTGACTCGTTCAGAGCAGGAGTCATCTAACTCTACCGCAATGATTTTCGTTCTTTGTATCGTATTCGTTTACTTGATTTTGAGTGCTCAGTATGAGAGTTACATCCTTCCTTTGGCTGTAATTCTTTCTATTCCTATCGGTTTGTCTGGTGCATTTATCTTTACGTTGATCTTCGGACATAACAATGATATCTATATGCAGATTTCACTGATTATGTTGATTGGTCTGTTGGCAAAGAATGCTATTCTTATTGTAGAGTTCGCTCTTGAGCGTCGTCGTACAGGTATGGCGATTAAGTATGCAGCAATCTTAGGTGCTGGTGCTCGTCTGCGTCCTATCCTTATGACCTCTCTTGCAATGATTATCGGTTTGTTACCATTGATGTTTGCAAGTGGTGTAGGTCGTAATGGTAACCAGACGTTGGGTGCAGCTGCTGTCGGTGGTATGCTTATCGGTACGCTCTGTCAGGTATTCGTTGTCCCAGCTCTGTTCGCCTTCTTCCAGTACTTACAGGAGCGTGTTAAGCCTCTCGTATTTGAGGATGAGGCAAGCTGTGATGTAATCAAGGAACTTGAGCAGTTCTCAAAGGGACCTGCAACGGATTATAAGATTGAAGAGTAG
- a CDS encoding efflux RND transporter periplasmic adaptor subunit, producing the protein MKKSILLSAITAVTVLLTSCGGGGRQSLPTNNEYPVVTIGAANAQLKTTFPAIIKGVQDVEVRPKVSGFITKLYVHEGEYVRAGQVLFVVDNSTYQAAVRQAEAQVASAQSGVAGAQARVVQANASLNSANAQAATSRLTYSNSKNLYNNKVIGDYELEAAKNAYETAQAAVSQAQSGVASANAAVTQAHAAVRQAQAMLSTAKDNLGFCYVKSPASGYVGSLPYKEGALVSASSAQPVTTVSNTSSIEVYFSMTESDVLKLSRTNNGLNNAIKSFPSVSLMLADGTTYNHEGVVVKTSGIIDATTGTVSVIARFPNPEHLLKSGGSGQIVIAKNNNRALLVPQEATVQVQDKIFVYKVDGDSKVHYTEITVDPQNDGINYIVTSGLKMGDRIVSKGLSSLEDGAKITALTPAEYDKAIEKAEKLGENQGSASGFLKAMKGEDK; encoded by the coding sequence ATGAAAAAAAGTATCTTATTGTCTGCTATAACAGCAGTGACAGTGTTACTTACCAGTTGTGGTGGAGGAGGTAGACAAAGTCTTCCAACAAACAATGAGTATCCTGTAGTAACGATTGGTGCAGCTAATGCACAGTTGAAAACAACATTTCCAGCTATCATCAAGGGCGTGCAGGATGTTGAGGTACGTCCGAAGGTAAGTGGCTTTATTACAAAGCTGTATGTACATGAAGGCGAATATGTACGTGCGGGGCAGGTACTTTTTGTAGTAGATAATTCTACTTATCAGGCTGCTGTACGTCAGGCAGAGGCTCAGGTTGCATCAGCACAGAGTGGTGTTGCAGGTGCTCAGGCTCGTGTCGTACAAGCTAATGCAAGTCTTAATTCAGCCAATGCCCAGGCTGCAACTTCACGATTGACTTATAGTAACAGTAAGAACCTTTATAATAATAAGGTGATTGGTGATTATGAGTTGGAGGCTGCAAAGAATGCATACGAGACAGCCCAGGCTGCTGTTAGCCAAGCACAGAGTGGTGTTGCATCTGCTAATGCAGCAGTGACACAGGCACATGCAGCTGTTCGTCAGGCTCAGGCAATGCTCTCAACAGCTAAAGATAACCTCGGTTTCTGCTATGTGAAGAGTCCTGCATCAGGCTATGTTGGTAGTCTTCCTTATAAGGAAGGTGCTTTGGTTAGTGCTTCTTCTGCACAGCCTGTTACCACAGTCAGCAACACTTCTTCTATAGAAGTTTACTTTTCAATGACAGAGTCTGATGTATTAAAGCTTAGCCGTACTAATAATGGTTTGAACAACGCTATCAAGTCTTTCCCAAGTGTAAGTTTGATGTTAGCTGATGGTACAACTTATAACCATGAAGGTGTAGTTGTTAAAACCAGTGGTATTATAGATGCAACAACTGGTACAGTGAGTGTTATTGCTCGTTTCCCTAACCCAGAGCATTTGTTGAAGAGTGGTGGTAGTGGTCAGATTGTTATTGCAAAGAATAACAACCGTGCTTTGTTGGTACCACAGGAAGCTACTGTACAGGTTCAGGATAAGATCTTTGTATATAAGGTTGATGGTGATAGTAAGGTACATTATACCGAGATAACTGTTGACCCACAGAATGATGGAATTAACTACATTGTGACAAGTGGTCTTAAGATGGGTGACCGTATTGTTAGCAAGGGTCTCTCAAGTCTTGAGGATGGCGCGAAGATTACGGCACTTACTCCAGCAGAATATGATAAAGCCATTGAGAAAGCAGAGAAACTGGGCGAGAACCAAGGCTCAGCATCAGGCTTCCTTAAAGCTATGAAGGGAGAAGATAAGTAA
- a CDS encoding CCA tRNA nucleotidyltransferase, translating into MRDLSDAELAQLIDKDIFHHISTAADKLGLECYVVGGYVRDLFLERPSNDIDVVVVGSGIQVASELKAILGKKAHLSVFRNFGTAQVKYRNIEVEFVGARKESYSHDSRKPIVEDGTLEDDQNRRDFTINAMAVCLNKARFGELVDPFGGIDDLWDGIIRTPLDPDVTFSDDPLRMMRCVRFATQLNFFIEDETFEALERNAERIKIISGERIEEELNKIMMTATPSKGFIELYRCGLLQLILPELVALDVVDTRNGRAHKNNFYHTLEVLDNICKHTDNLWLRWSALLHDVGKAKCKRWDATVGWTFHNHNFVGAKMVPTIFRRLKLPMDSKMKYVQKQVDLHMRPIAIADEEVTDSAVRRLMNDAGDDIDDLMTLCEADITSKNAVRKQRFLDNFRIVREKLKDLKDRDYKRLLQPCVDGNEIMEMFNLKPSREVGVLKKTLKDAVLDNKVPNEREPLLALLREKANELGLV; encoded by the coding sequence ATGCGAGATCTTTCAGATGCCGAATTGGCACAGCTTATAGACAAAGATATATTTCATCATATTTCAACTGCAGCCGATAAACTTGGATTAGAATGCTATGTTGTAGGTGGTTACGTTCGTGATTTGTTTTTGGAGCGTCCGTCAAATGACATTGATGTCGTTGTTGTTGGAAGTGGTATTCAGGTTGCAAGTGAATTGAAAGCCATCTTGGGTAAGAAGGCTCATTTGTCTGTTTTCCGTAATTTTGGAACTGCGCAGGTAAAGTACAGGAATATAGAGGTGGAATTTGTTGGTGCGCGAAAGGAAAGTTATAGCCACGACAGCAGGAAGCCAATAGTTGAAGACGGTACATTAGAGGATGATCAGAATCGTCGTGATTTTACGATTAATGCGATGGCGGTATGCTTGAATAAAGCACGTTTCGGAGAATTGGTAGACCCATTTGGAGGCATTGATGACCTTTGGGATGGTATTATCCGTACACCACTTGATCCAGATGTAACCTTCTCAGATGATCCATTGCGTATGATGCGTTGTGTTCGTTTTGCTACACAGCTTAACTTCTTCATAGAAGACGAGACCTTCGAGGCTTTGGAGCGTAATGCAGAACGAATCAAGATTATTAGTGGAGAGCGTATTGAGGAGGAGTTGAATAAGATAATGATGACGGCAACTCCAAGTAAGGGCTTTATTGAGTTGTATCGTTGTGGACTCTTACAACTCATCCTTCCAGAGCTTGTTGCACTTGATGTTGTAGACACAAGAAATGGACGTGCACATAAGAATAACTTCTATCACACCTTAGAGGTGTTAGATAATATTTGTAAGCATACGGATAATCTTTGGTTGCGTTGGTCGGCATTGTTGCATGATGTCGGTAAGGCTAAGTGTAAACGTTGGGATGCAACAGTAGGATGGACCTTTCATAATCATAACTTCGTCGGTGCAAAGATGGTCCCAACTATCTTCCGTCGTCTTAAACTTCCGATGGATAGCAAGATGAAGTATGTGCAGAAACAAGTTGATTTACATATGCGTCCGATTGCTATTGCTGATGAAGAGGTAACAGATTCTGCTGTACGTCGACTGATGAATGATGCAGGTGATGATATAGATGACTTGATGACCCTCTGTGAGGCAGATATAACAAGTAAGAATGCAGTTCGAAAACAACGCTTCTTGGATAATTTTCGTATTGTTCGAGAGAAGCTAAAGGACTTGAAAGATCGTGATTATAAGCGTCTTTTACAGCCTTGTGTTGATGGAAACGAGATTATGGAGATGTTTAATTTGAAGCCGAGTAGGGAGGTTGGAGTTTTGAAAAAAACACTAAAGGATGCTGTGCTCGATAATAAAGTTCCTAATGAACGTGAACCGCTTTTAGCTTTATTGAGGGAAAAGGCAAATGAATTAGGGTTGGTATAG
- the lpxA gene encoding acyl-ACP--UDP-N-acetylglucosamine O-acyltransferase, translated as MSSEISPKADISPKAKIGDGCKIFPFVYIEDDVVIGDNCIIFPFVSILNGTRMGNGNKIHQGSVLAALPQDFEFVGEKSELIIGDNNIIRENVVINRATHRGCKTVLGSNNFLMEGAHISHDTVVGDRCVFGYGAKVAGDCNIGTDALISSNVVEKANTRVGEYAVVQAGTTFSKDVPPYIIAGGSPIGYHGINTTISKIAGVDDKVLKHIANAYRLLFHGQTSVFDACIQIEQQVPDSPEIRNILEFVRGTEEGIISKL; from the coding sequence ATGAGTAGCGAAATTAGTCCAAAAGCTGATATATCTCCAAAAGCAAAGATAGGAGACGGCTGTAAGATATTCCCATTCGTATATATAGAGGATGATGTTGTCATTGGTGATAACTGTATTATCTTCCCCTTTGTGAGTATCTTAAATGGTACTCGTATGGGTAACGGCAACAAGATTCACCAAGGCTCAGTACTTGCTGCCTTGCCACAGGACTTTGAGTTTGTGGGCGAAAAGAGCGAACTGATTATAGGTGATAATAATATTATTCGAGAGAATGTTGTCATCAATCGTGCTACACATCGTGGTTGTAAGACAGTTCTTGGTTCAAACAACTTCTTGATGGAAGGTGCACATATCAGTCACGACACTGTTGTTGGTGACCGTTGTGTCTTTGGTTATGGCGCAAAGGTGGCTGGTGACTGTAACATTGGTACCGATGCTCTTATCTCATCTAATGTTGTTGAGAAAGCCAACACTCGTGTAGGCGAATATGCAGTGGTGCAGGCTGGTACGACCTTCTCAAAGGATGTTCCTCCTTATATTATAGCTGGTGGCTCACCTATTGGTTATCATGGTATAAACACAACCATCAGTAAGATTGCAGGTGTTGACGATAAAGTACTCAAACATATTGCAAATGCATATCGTCTGTTATTCCATGGTCAGACATCGGTCTTCGATGCTTGTATCCAGATAGAACAGCAGGTCCCTGATTCACCTGAAATCCGTAACATCCTCGAGTTTGTACGTGGAACAGAAGAAGGAATCATCAGTAAATTATAA
- a CDS encoding DUF1599 domain-containing protein yields the protein MASQLTKTQQEFQDVLAECRSLFEKKLHDYGASWRILRPSSLTDQLFIKAKRIRSLEITGESLVGEGIRPEFIALINYSIVGLIQLEKGFVDSVDMTPDEALALYDSYAKESYELMIKKNHDYGEAWRDMRVSSYTDLILTKIERIKEIEYLGGATLVSEGIDANYMDIMNYAVFGAIKLHE from the coding sequence ATGGCAAGTCAACTGACAAAGACACAGCAGGAATTTCAAGATGTACTCGCAGAGTGCAGAAGTCTCTTTGAAAAGAAGCTCCATGACTATGGTGCTTCATGGCGTATTCTGCGCCCTTCTTCCCTTACTGATCAGCTCTTTATTAAGGCGAAACGCATCCGTTCTTTGGAGATCACGGGTGAAAGTTTGGTGGGTGAAGGTATTCGCCCAGAGTTTATCGCGCTGATAAACTACAGTATCGTAGGACTTATCCAGTTGGAAAAGGGCTTTGTCGATAGCGTTGACATGACCCCTGATGAGGCTTTGGCACTTTATGACAGCTATGCAAAGGAGTCCTATGAGTTGATGATAAAGAAGAATCATGACTATGGAGAGGCTTGGCGCGATATGCGTGTCAGCAGCTATACCGACCTTATCCTGACAAAGATTGAACGCATAAAGGAGATTGAATACCTTGGTGGTGCCACTCTCGTCAGCGAGGGTATCGATGCCAATTATATGGATATAATGAACTACGCTGTTTTTGGAGCAATCAAACTACATGAATAA